The proteins below are encoded in one region of Shewanella algae:
- the tnpA gene encoding IS200/IS605 family transposase codes for MSRYESASHVFYRCQYHIVWTPKYRHRILKGRVGQEVCRSIYIYSGMKKCRIVELNVQIDHVHLLVRLPPSLSVSEYVGFLKGRTAIRLFNKFPYLRKHKLWGNHFWQRGYFVDSVGANEEIIRRYVRYQQKVEAEESNGQIKLGLDG; via the coding sequence ATGAGCCGATATGAAAGTGCATCGCACGTCTTCTATCGCTGTCAGTATCACATTGTATGGACGCCAAAGTATAGACACAGGATCTTGAAGGGCCGAGTTGGACAGGAGGTTTGTCGCAGTATTTATATCTATAGCGGCATGAAGAAGTGCCGGATAGTAGAGCTAAATGTCCAGATAGACCATGTTCACTTACTGGTGAGACTTCCGCCAAGCTTGAGTGTCTCGGAGTACGTAGGTTTTTTAAAGGGAAGAACTGCGATAAGACTGTTTAACAAATTCCCTTACTTACGAAAGCATAAATTATGGGGTAACCACTTTTGGCAAAGAGGCTACTTTGTAGATTCAGTGGGAGCAAACGAAGAGATCATTCGTAGATATGTAAGGTATCAACAGAAAGTAGAGGCAGAGGAATCAAACGGCCAGATCAAGCTTGGTTTGGATGGGTAA
- the rpoH gene encoding RNA polymerase sigma factor RpoH, with the protein MTDQTQSMALMVPQGSSSLEAYIHSVNSMTMLDAEQEYELAKRLQETGDLQAAKQLIMSHLRFVVHIARGYAGYGLPQADLIQEGNIGLMKAVKRFDPDVGVRLVSFAVHWIKAEIHEYVLKNWRIVKVATTKAQRKLFFNLRKAKKRLGWFSDEEVTMVAENLGVSKQDVTEMESRMAAQDPAFDLTNDHDDDHDFAPALYLEDHSSDLAAQVENDNWESNAQNKLLSAIKTLDERSQHILRARWLDDEKTTLQELADTYQVSAERIRQLEKNAINKLKACMDV; encoded by the coding sequence ATGACTGATCAAACGCAATCAATGGCACTGATGGTTCCCCAGGGGAGCAGCAGTCTCGAGGCCTATATCCATTCGGTAAACAGCATGACCATGCTGGACGCCGAGCAGGAGTATGAGCTGGCGAAGCGTTTGCAGGAAACCGGTGATCTGCAGGCGGCTAAGCAACTGATTATGTCGCACTTACGTTTTGTGGTGCATATTGCCCGCGGCTATGCGGGTTATGGTCTGCCACAGGCAGACCTGATCCAGGAAGGCAACATAGGCCTGATGAAGGCGGTCAAACGTTTCGACCCTGATGTGGGTGTGCGTTTGGTGTCTTTCGCCGTGCACTGGATCAAGGCTGAAATTCATGAATATGTGCTGAAGAACTGGCGCATAGTTAAAGTCGCCACCACCAAGGCACAGCGTAAGTTGTTCTTCAACCTGCGTAAGGCCAAGAAACGTCTGGGTTGGTTCAGCGATGAAGAGGTCACTATGGTGGCGGAGAATCTTGGCGTATCCAAACAGGATGTGACCGAGATGGAGTCGCGAATGGCGGCGCAGGATCCGGCCTTTGACCTGACCAATGATCACGATGATGATCATGACTTTGCCCCGGCGCTTTATCTGGAAGACCATTCTTCCGACTTGGCGGCCCAGGTAGAAAATGACAACTGGGAATCCAATGCCCAGAACAAGTTGTTGTCGGCGATCAAGACCTTGGATGAACGCAGCCAGCATATTCTGCGGGCCCGTTGGTTGGACGATGAAAAGACCACACTGCAGGAGCTGGCCGATACCTATCAGGTGTCTGCTGAGCGGATCCGTCAGTTGGAGAAAAACGCCATTAACAAGCTCAAGGCTTGTATGGACGTATAA
- the ftsX gene encoding permease-like cell division protein FtsX — MSAQPSLTRSKLPLSGRIVMFFIRHIQHAMASMGELWRNPISSLMTMAVLGVSLSLPAALQVLVKNAETITQSWSSAAQISLFIEGNRSEQSIQSLLARIKVYPEIDEVDYINRDEALAEFQQLSGFGEALSYLESNPLPAVISVIPTEKYSSPAGARELLTKLEREPEVSFGRLDIEWLERLQALVRLLERTVLALAALLILAVVLVIGNTIRLAIMNRRSEIEVMKLVGATEAFIQRPFLYTGIWYGVIGGILAWVIINLLVWYLDGALASLLGLYGSQLEMQSLTFVELLQMMALASFLGWLGSFLSVRQHLRAIEPH, encoded by the coding sequence ATGTCTGCCCAGCCTTCATTGACCCGCAGTAAACTCCCGCTTTCCGGCCGGATAGTGATGTTCTTTATCCGCCATATACAGCATGCCATGGCCAGCATGGGTGAGTTGTGGCGCAACCCTATCTCATCGCTGATGACCATGGCTGTGCTGGGTGTCAGCCTGAGTTTGCCGGCCGCCTTGCAGGTGCTGGTAAAAAATGCCGAAACCATTACCCAATCCTGGAGCAGCGCGGCACAGATCTCCTTGTTTATTGAGGGGAACCGCTCAGAGCAGAGTATTCAGAGCCTGCTGGCACGGATAAAGGTCTACCCGGAAATAGACGAGGTCGACTATATCAATCGTGACGAGGCACTGGCGGAGTTCCAACAGCTGTCTGGTTTCGGCGAGGCGCTCTCCTATCTGGAAAGCAACCCTTTGCCGGCGGTGATCAGCGTTATCCCCACCGAAAAGTATTCCAGCCCCGCAGGCGCCAGAGAGCTTTTGACCAAGCTGGAGCGTGAGCCTGAGGTGAGCTTTGGCCGTCTGGATATCGAGTGGCTGGAGCGCTTACAGGCGCTGGTGCGCTTGTTGGAACGTACCGTGCTGGCGTTGGCGGCACTGCTGATCCTGGCTGTGGTGCTGGTCATAGGTAACACGATTCGCTTGGCTATCATGAATCGGCGCAGTGAAATTGAGGTCATGAAGCTGGTCGGGGCCACGGAAGCCTTTATTCAGCGACCCTTTCTCTACACCGGCATCTGGTATGGTGTTATCGGCGGTATTCTCGCCTGGGTGATAATCAACCTCTTGGTCTGGTACCTGGATGGGGCGTTGGCCTCGCTTTTGGGCCTGTATGGCAGCCAACTTGAGATGCAGTCCCTGACCTTTGTTGAGCTGCTGCAGATGATGGCACTGGCGTCATTTTTGGGTTGGTTGGGGTCTTTCCTGTCGGTGCGCCAACACCTGCGAGCCATAGAGCCTCACTGA